The Actinomadura sp. WMMB 499 genome includes a window with the following:
- a CDS encoding NADH-quinone oxidoreductase subunit A gives MPPYVALLSVAGLAGAVIAAVYAASALVAPRTVESGPFLSGALPREHAVSRYHVRWYTVSMVFLAFDMEMVFMYPWALVVASVGVKAVVEMFLFLALLLVGVLYAWREGALRWT, from the coding sequence ATGCCCCCTTACGTCGCGCTCCTCTCGGTCGCCGGGCTCGCGGGCGCGGTCATCGCGGCGGTGTACGCGGCGTCCGCCCTGGTGGCTCCCCGCACGGTCGAGAGCGGGCCCTTCCTCTCCGGGGCGTTGCCGCGGGAGCACGCGGTGTCGCGGTACCACGTGCGCTGGTACACGGTCTCGATGGTGTTCCTCGCCTTCGACATGGAGATGGTCTTCATGTACCCGTGGGCGCTGGTCGTCGCGTCCGTGGGCGTGAAAGCGGTCGTGGAGATGTTCCTGTTCCTCGCGCTGCTGCTGGTCGGCGTCCTGTACGCGTGGCGGGAGGGGGCACTGCGATGGACGTGA
- a CDS encoding NADH-quinone oxidoreductase subunit H, whose translation MAEVAVLGVLAVAAASLDALLGGRSWDAPWREAARLLGTARRTTVRSDVLLMRTGVVVLPVAAALAAAVVPLGGGAAAGVPVSVVWFNALEVVAWAAVWLVGWGTNSAFALVGGYRFLAQGLAYELPHMFALITAALAAHSLDFRKIAAAQDGLWFGVWMPVAFAVYLVSALAMTFWGPFGHPVGDDVAGGAALELSGADRLVFFAGRYGLLAVAAAASVPLFLGGGAGPVLPGWAWSAVKAAAVLALLVWARRRLPVLRMERFMTAAWTVLIPAVLLQMLVVGIVVV comes from the coding sequence ATGGCTGAGGTCGCGGTGCTGGGGGTCCTGGCGGTGGCGGCGGCGTCGCTGGACGCGCTGCTCGGCGGGCGCTCGTGGGACGCGCCGTGGCGGGAGGCCGCGCGGCTGCTGGGCACCGCGCGGCGGACGACCGTCCGGTCGGACGTGCTGCTGATGCGGACGGGCGTGGTGGTGCTGCCGGTCGCGGCGGCCCTCGCGGCGGCGGTGGTCCCGCTGGGCGGGGGCGCGGCGGCCGGGGTGCCGGTGAGCGTCGTGTGGTTCAACGCGCTGGAGGTCGTCGCGTGGGCGGCGGTGTGGCTCGTGGGGTGGGGGACGAACTCGGCGTTCGCGCTCGTGGGCGGGTACCGGTTCCTCGCGCAGGGGCTCGCGTACGAGCTGCCGCACATGTTCGCGCTGATCACGGCGGCGCTCGCGGCGCACTCGCTGGACTTCCGGAAGATCGCGGCGGCGCAGGACGGGCTGTGGTTCGGCGTCTGGATGCCGGTGGCGTTCGCGGTGTACCTGGTGTCGGCGCTGGCCATGACGTTCTGGGGGCCGTTCGGGCATCCGGTGGGCGACGACGTGGCCGGGGGAGCGGCGCTGGAGCTGTCGGGGGCCGACCGGCTGGTGTTCTTCGCGGGACGGTACGGGCTGCTGGCGGTCGCGGCGGCGGCCTCGGTGCCGCTGTTCCTCGGGGGCGGGGCGGGGCCCGTCCTGCCCGGGTGGGCGTGGTCGGCGGTGAAGGCGGCCGCCGTGCTGGCGCTGCTGGTGTGGGCGCGGCGGCGGCTGCCGGTGCTGCGGATGGAGCGGTTCATGACGGCGGCGTGGACGGTGCTGATCCCGGCCGTGCTGCTGCAGATGCTCGTCGTGGGAATCGTGGTGGTCTGA
- a CDS encoding NADH-quinone oxidoreductase subunit J: MVWAVGTLGAVAVAFGVAVFAVDSMARATFALLASFLCTGGLLMLAGLHYLGVLVVLMMIMEMLVMAVFMVMYMMNPAGLMPMSMLHNRRGALAIAGTAFAAMVAGIFAVPWPEREGRPRGDPAVALGEASMGPKMLVMMVIGVAILATMIATVALALKSGRYGDGA; this comes from the coding sequence ATGGTCTGGGCGGTCGGGACGCTGGGCGCCGTGGCGGTCGCGTTCGGCGTCGCGGTGTTCGCCGTCGACTCGATGGCGCGGGCGACGTTCGCGCTGCTGGCGTCGTTCCTGTGCACGGGCGGCCTGCTGATGCTCGCGGGCCTGCACTACCTGGGCGTCCTGGTGGTGCTGATGATGATCATGGAGATGCTGGTGATGGCGGTCTTCATGGTCATGTACATGATGAACCCGGCCGGGCTGATGCCGATGTCGATGCTGCACAACCGGCGGGGCGCCCTGGCCATCGCCGGGACGGCGTTCGCGGCGATGGTCGCGGGGATCTTCGCGGTGCCGTGGCCCGAGCGGGAGGGGCGCCCGCGCGGCGATCCCGCGGTCGCGCTCGGCGAGGCGAGCATGGGCCCGAAGATGCTGGTGATGATGGTGATCGGCGTCGCCATCCTGGCCACCATGATCGCGACGGTCGCGCTGGCGCTGAAGTCGGGACGGTACGGCGATGGCGCTTGA
- the nuoK gene encoding NADH-quinone oxidoreductase subunit NuoK, with amino-acid sequence MALEAFLVVAAALFCVGLYGALSQQSIVMLMMGLELMVNGILVAAGGFWYAVRPVVDGQVLVLVAITVMALEMAMGFAVVTALFRARDVDVTDDAGDLKG; translated from the coding sequence ATGGCGCTTGAGGCGTTCCTGGTCGTGGCGGCGGCGCTGTTCTGCGTCGGGCTGTACGGGGCGCTGTCCCAGCAGTCGATCGTGATGCTGATGATGGGCCTCGAGCTGATGGTCAACGGCATCCTCGTCGCGGCGGGCGGGTTCTGGTACGCGGTGCGGCCGGTCGTGGACGGGCAGGTGCTGGTGCTCGTGGCGATCACCGTGATGGCGCTGGAGATGGCGATGGGGTTCGCCGTCGTCACCGCGCTGTTCCGCGCGCGGGACGTGGACGTGACCGACGACGCGGGGGACCTGAAGGGATGA
- a CDS encoding NADH-quinone oxidoreductase subunit L — translation MIAVVCGAPLLAGALLLAAGRRADRAAPVVGVAVATAVLGLAVAAAVARPAVRFAMLPGTPGGLAVDGLSAAMVVTVAAIVPLILLYAAAERFGARFFGLMLVFAGAMLVTVTASDLLLLLMGWEVMGAMSYALIGYRWTDESVVRSADVAFVTTRAADTGLYLAAGFALAGTGSLELEALGTAESPWLDLIAVGVVVAALGKSAQLPFSFWLSRAMAGPSAVSALLHSATMVAAGGYLLLRLHPLLAESGWAGAVVSWAGALTALVLGAVALAQRDLKQLLAASTCSQIGFVVLAAGAGSVAGGALHLVAHAAVKSLLFLCAGVWLARLGTQRMDELRGAARRIRWVGVTFALGALALAGVPPLSLWFTKDAVLAAVLERSPALFAVGTAASVVAAGYAAKAMVEVWARRGGGERERVPLPQALPLGVLAAAACVAGFAVPFDGWWQVRPRPSAWELGLSGVLAVGAVAGVAVAGRGREPAWGLRWLYLERSAHAGVVRPVFALARGLARFDDRVVDGTVVAVARGGRRLAGFAGRDVEPRVDGPVAAVGRGARALGALARRPQTGQVHLYYAQAAVVLAVLVLVAILAG, via the coding sequence ATGATCGCCGTAGTCTGCGGGGCGCCGCTGCTGGCCGGGGCGCTGCTGCTCGCCGCGGGCCGGAGGGCCGACCGGGCGGCGCCGGTGGTCGGCGTCGCGGTCGCGACCGCGGTGCTCGGGCTCGCGGTCGCGGCGGCGGTGGCGCGGCCGGCCGTCCGGTTCGCGATGCTGCCGGGGACGCCGGGAGGGCTCGCGGTGGACGGGCTGTCGGCCGCGATGGTCGTGACCGTCGCGGCGATCGTGCCGCTGATCCTGCTGTACGCGGCGGCCGAGCGGTTCGGCGCGCGGTTCTTCGGGCTGATGCTGGTGTTCGCGGGCGCGATGCTCGTCACGGTGACGGCCTCCGACCTGCTGTTGCTGCTGATGGGATGGGAGGTCATGGGCGCGATGTCGTACGCGCTCATCGGCTACCGCTGGACGGACGAGTCCGTGGTGCGTTCGGCCGATGTCGCGTTCGTCACCACGCGGGCGGCGGATACGGGTCTTTACCTCGCGGCCGGGTTCGCCTTGGCGGGGACGGGTTCACTGGAGCTGGAAGCTTTGGGGACGGCGGAATCGCCGTGGCTCGACCTCATCGCAGTGGGCGTCGTCGTGGCGGCACTGGGGAAGTCCGCGCAGCTTCCGTTCTCGTTCTGGCTGTCGCGGGCGATGGCCGGCCCGAGCGCCGTTTCCGCACTGCTGCACTCCGCGACCATGGTCGCGGCAGGGGGCTACCTGCTGCTGCGCCTGCACCCCCTCCTGGCGGAGAGCGGGTGGGCCGGTGCCGTCGTTTCGTGGGCGGGGGCGCTCACCGCGCTCGTGCTGGGCGCCGTCGCGCTGGCGCAGCGGGACCTGAAGCAGCTGCTGGCGGCCTCGACGTGCTCGCAGATCGGGTTCGTGGTCCTGGCGGCGGGTGCCGGGTCGGTGGCGGGCGGCGCGCTGCACCTGGTCGCGCACGCGGCGGTGAAGAGCCTGCTGTTCCTGTGCGCGGGCGTGTGGCTGGCCCGGCTCGGCACCCAGCGGATGGACGAGCTGCGCGGGGCCGCGCGCAGGATCCGGTGGGTCGGTGTCACGTTCGCCTTGGGTGCGCTCGCGCTGGCCGGGGTGCCGCCCCTGTCGCTGTGGTTCACGAAGGACGCGGTGCTGGCGGCGGTGCTCGAACGGTCGCCCGCGCTGTTCGCGGTGGGGACGGCGGCGTCCGTGGTGGCCGCCGGGTACGCGGCCAAGGCGATGGTCGAGGTGTGGGCGCGGCGCGGCGGCGGGGAGCGCGAACGCGTGCCTCTGCCGCAGGCGCTCCCGCTGGGCGTGCTGGCCGCTGCCGCGTGCGTGGCGGGGTTCGCGGTCCCGTTCGACGGGTGGTGGCAGGTGCGGCCTCGTCCGTCCGCGTGGGAGCTCGGGCTGTCGGGTGTGCTCGCCGTCGGGGCGGTCGCCGGGGTCGCGGTGGCCGGGCGGGGCCGGGAGCCCGCATGGGGACTGCGGTGGCTGTACCTGGAGCGGTCGGCGCACGCGGGCGTCGTCCGTCCGGTCTTCGCCCTGGCGCGGGGGCTGGCGCGGTTCGACGACCGGGTGGTGGACGGGACGGTCGTGGCGGTGGCGCGCGGGGGCCGCCGGCTCGCGGGGTTCGCCGGACGGGACGTCGAACCCCGCGTGGACGGGCCGGTCGCGGCCGTCGGGCGCGGTGCGCGGGCGCTCGGCGCGCTCGCGCGGCGCCCGCAGACCGGGCAGGTCCACCTGTACTACGCGCAGGCGGCCGTGGTGCTCGCGGTGCTGGTCCTCGTCGCGATCCTGGCGGGGTGA
- a CDS encoding NuoM family protein produces the protein MLSLAIFLPLAAALLLPAVPRRAVPWTWVAVSLAELALVAGMWAAHGTRDGFSFETDVRWIPSVGAGYHVGADGLSLPLLTLTALLFAACAVYSLGQERRGRAFAMAFLFLETVCLGVFAALDLLLFFVFFDLSIVGMYFVILVWGHAGAARSALKFFLYTFLGSLVLLLGFIGLYLGADPHTFDMVELTRDPPLEDAPTAAGLTLLALGIGLGIKTPVVPFHTWLPPAHTDAPAAGSAVLAGVMLKMGGYGLVRIAMPMLPDAWRRYALAVLIVGLVSVLYGALVALAQDDVKRLVAYTSVNHMGYVVLALGAAGYAGGTDAGARLAVTGAVTQMVSHGLITGALFLLCGVLHARAGSYDLRRFGGVARAAPVFAGTLAAAAFASLGLPGLSGFIAEFQIFAGTIGTGAAATAVTGALAVLGIVVTAGLFLRVLHRLLLGGPGELTGRVGDLRRPEAVAIVPLLASSLLIGVLPGPLLDTIGPFSAAVTGWVAR, from the coding sequence GTGCTCTCACTGGCGATCTTCCTGCCGCTGGCCGCCGCGCTGCTGCTGCCGGCCGTCCCGCGCCGCGCCGTGCCGTGGACGTGGGTCGCGGTGAGCCTCGCCGAACTGGCGCTGGTCGCCGGGATGTGGGCCGCGCACGGGACGCGCGACGGCTTCTCGTTCGAGACGGACGTGCGGTGGATCCCGTCCGTCGGGGCCGGGTACCACGTCGGCGCGGACGGACTGTCGCTCCCCCTCCTGACCTTGACGGCGCTGCTGTTCGCGGCGTGCGCGGTGTACTCGCTGGGGCAGGAGCGACGCGGGCGGGCGTTCGCGATGGCGTTCCTGTTCCTGGAGACGGTCTGCCTGGGCGTGTTCGCGGCACTCGACCTGCTGCTGTTCTTCGTCTTCTTCGACCTGTCGATCGTGGGGATGTACTTCGTCATCCTCGTGTGGGGTCATGCGGGCGCCGCGCGCTCGGCGTTGAAGTTCTTCCTGTACACGTTCCTCGGGTCGCTGGTCCTGCTCCTGGGCTTCATCGGCCTGTACCTGGGCGCCGACCCGCACACCTTCGACATGGTGGAGCTGACCCGCGACCCGCCCCTGGAGGACGCCCCGACGGCCGCCGGGCTCACGCTCCTCGCCCTCGGCATCGGTCTCGGCATCAAGACGCCGGTCGTCCCGTTCCACACGTGGCTGCCGCCCGCGCACACCGACGCGCCCGCCGCCGGGTCGGCGGTCCTGGCCGGGGTCATGCTGAAAATGGGCGGGTACGGGCTCGTCCGGATCGCGATGCCGATGCTGCCGGACGCGTGGCGCCGGTACGCCCTGGCCGTCCTGATCGTCGGGCTCGTGTCCGTGCTGTACGGGGCGCTCGTCGCGCTGGCGCAGGACGACGTGAAGCGGCTCGTCGCGTACACGTCCGTCAACCACATGGGCTACGTCGTGCTGGCGCTCGGCGCCGCCGGGTACGCGGGCGGGACGGACGCCGGCGCGCGGCTCGCGGTGACGGGGGCGGTCACGCAGATGGTGAGCCACGGGCTGATCACCGGCGCGCTGTTCCTGCTCTGCGGCGTCCTGCACGCGCGGGCCGGGAGCTACGACCTGCGGCGGTTCGGCGGCGTCGCGCGGGCCGCGCCCGTGTTCGCCGGGACGCTCGCCGCCGCGGCGTTCGCGTCCCTCGGGCTGCCCGGGCTGTCCGGGTTCATCGCCGAGTTCCAGATCTTCGCCGGGACGATCGGAACGGGCGCCGCCGCGACCGCCGTGACGGGCGCGCTCGCCGTCCTCGGCATCGTCGTCACGGCCGGGCTGTTCCTGCGCGTGCTGCACCGGCTGCTGCTCGGCGGGCCCGGCGAGCTGACCGGACGGGTCGGCGACCTGCGGCGCCCGGAGGCGGTGGCGATCGTCCCGCTGCTGGCGTCCTCGCTGCTCATCGGCGTCCTGCCGGGCCCGCTGCTGGACACGATCGGGCCGTTCTCCGCCGCGGTGACCGGGTGGGTCGCGCGGTGA
- a CDS encoding NADH-quinone oxidoreductase subunit N, producing the protein MNENPADLAPELCLLIAAVLGLVGGMFLPRTGQWRVAAIGAAGAVAGLAAACVAATRPDLAAFGSFAVDPVTHVTRIVVLASVPVVLALAAVPVRGHPRESEHYVLIMLSALGTIMLGGATDLLVVVAAYLLASIPAYALAGLGGDAPGTEAALKYYLLGAFLGVLMLAGVTLLYGVAGRTAYPQLRAGLAAAPDAAVAVGVVALLAGLLFKAGAVPGHFWVPDVTQGAPPAVAAFVTTVPKIGAFAALYRLGAEALPDGAGGWPVLVAVLAAAAMTLGNLAAFGQDNVRRLLAYSTVSQAGYLLVPVAAAGRTGLAEPAVLFYLGAYAATNLGAFAVVLAIGRDDLRGYTGLLRASPVTGLALAVCLLGFVGTPPTAVFAAKVLMFGAAIDGGLGWLAIVAAANTVASVFYYLRWIVPMCRAPDGPFRPARGASIVAAGAAAFSVLLGAGAGVALAV; encoded by the coding sequence ATGAACGAGAACCCGGCCGATCTCGCCCCGGAGCTGTGCCTGCTCATCGCGGCCGTCCTCGGCCTGGTCGGCGGGATGTTCCTGCCCCGGACGGGCCAGTGGCGGGTGGCCGCGATCGGCGCGGCGGGCGCGGTCGCCGGGCTGGCCGCGGCCTGCGTCGCCGCGACGCGTCCCGACCTGGCGGCGTTCGGGTCGTTCGCGGTCGATCCCGTCACGCACGTGACGCGGATCGTCGTGCTGGCGTCCGTCCCGGTCGTCCTGGCGCTCGCGGCCGTCCCGGTGCGGGGGCATCCGCGCGAGAGCGAGCACTACGTCCTGATCATGCTGTCCGCGCTCGGGACGATCATGCTCGGCGGCGCGACGGACCTGCTCGTCGTCGTGGCCGCCTACCTGCTGGCGAGCATCCCGGCCTACGCGCTCGCCGGGTTGGGCGGCGACGCGCCCGGCACCGAGGCCGCGCTGAAGTACTACCTGCTGGGCGCGTTCCTCGGCGTGCTCATGCTCGCCGGCGTCACGCTGCTGTACGGCGTGGCCGGGCGAACCGCGTATCCCCAGCTCAGGGCGGGGCTGGCGGCCGCGCCGGACGCGGCCGTCGCGGTCGGCGTCGTCGCCCTGCTCGCCGGGCTGCTGTTCAAGGCGGGCGCCGTCCCGGGGCACTTCTGGGTGCCGGACGTGACGCAGGGCGCGCCCCCGGCCGTCGCCGCGTTCGTCACGACCGTCCCCAAGATCGGCGCGTTCGCCGCGCTGTACCGGCTCGGCGCGGAGGCGCTCCCGGACGGCGCGGGCGGGTGGCCCGTGCTCGTCGCGGTGCTCGCCGCCGCCGCGATGACGCTCGGGAACCTCGCCGCGTTCGGGCAGGACAACGTGCGGCGGCTGCTCGCGTACTCGACGGTGAGCCAGGCCGGATACCTGCTCGTGCCGGTCGCGGCGGCGGGCCGCACCGGCCTCGCCGAACCCGCCGTGCTGTTCTACCTCGGCGCCTACGCGGCGACGAACCTCGGCGCGTTCGCGGTCGTCCTCGCCATCGGACGGGACGACCTGCGCGGCTACACCGGGCTGCTGCGGGCCTCACCGGTCACCGGGCTCGCGCTGGCGGTGTGCCTGCTGGGCTTCGTCGGCACGCCGCCGACCGCCGTGTTCGCCGCGAAGGTCCTGATGTTCGGCGCGGCGATCGACGGAGGCCTCGGGTGGCTCGCGATCGTCGCGGCGGCGAACACGGTCGCGTCCGTCTTCTACTACCTGCGCTGGATCGTCCCGATGTGCCGCGCGCCGGACGGCCCGTTCCGTCCGGCGCGCGGCGCGTCGATCGTCGCCGCCGGCGCCGCCGCGTTCTCGGTGCTGCTCGGCGCCGGCGCCGGCGTCGCGCTCGCCGTGTGA
- a CDS encoding putative quinol monooxygenase: MSYIVQAVWTARDGEEAAVADIVRRMTPPSRDEPGNLTYQAHVDSADARRFVIIEEYVDAAAFEAHRASPHFQELVVGDCLARLASREITVLERLV, encoded by the coding sequence ATGAGCTACATAGTGCAAGCCGTGTGGACCGCTCGGGACGGCGAGGAGGCCGCCGTCGCCGACATCGTCCGCCGGATGACCCCGCCGTCCCGGGACGAACCGGGCAACCTCACGTACCAGGCCCACGTCGACTCCGCCGACGCCCGCCGGTTCGTGATCATCGAGGAGTACGTGGACGCCGCCGCGTTCGAGGCGCACCGCGCCAGCCCGCACTTCCAGGAGCTGGTCGTCGGCGACTGCCTCGCCCGCCTCGCGTCCCGCGAGATCACCGTCCTGGAGCGCCTGGTCTGA
- a CDS encoding MFS transporter, with protein sequence MNDAPSSTAVIRNAGDVAGLIDTLKALRGRTNWIWFLALAGLFLDAYSNAALGAGLSTMVDQLELSPTQVSVLTAMAPAIAIVSNPFGGWLAARIGRLKPLLMTKVIFGVGALLTAVGSDFLTVFLGRGLVGIAYGIDFAVAMALLAEYTPAKLKGRLNFWQGVWYTATTTNLALTLLFYSFDVGADIWRWSVASSAVFAVVLLVGQLVFLVESPTWLASKGRLTEAAASLRKMYGFDVRAGEPDGAEAAKARHQVGFKDMGVLFRGSYLPRTVLSTMISLTQGMQYFAVGWYLPVISLELFGEQFEKATLGSMMFNAVGIVGGCLSAYFGRRMGLRISSMAGYAVVFFALLVMGATFKELPVFLAALLPVLFIFFHSAGPGPNGKSIAALSYRSDIRTLGTGVTGMLGSFGSVAGLYLFPQLESGLGIGTSLMLLSAVPLVGFITCVIIKWEPTRTTINLEEEAIGLSPRQTVSV encoded by the coding sequence ATGAACGACGCCCCATCGAGCACGGCCGTCATCCGCAACGCGGGTGACGTGGCCGGGCTCATCGACACGCTCAAGGCCCTGCGCGGCCGGACGAACTGGATCTGGTTCCTCGCCCTGGCCGGGCTCTTCCTGGACGCCTACTCCAACGCGGCGCTCGGGGCGGGCCTGTCGACGATGGTCGACCAGCTCGAGCTGTCCCCGACCCAGGTCAGCGTGCTGACGGCGATGGCCCCGGCCATCGCGATCGTGTCCAACCCGTTCGGCGGCTGGCTCGCCGCCCGGATCGGCCGGCTCAAGCCGCTGCTGATGACCAAGGTCATCTTCGGTGTCGGCGCGCTGCTGACCGCCGTCGGCTCGGACTTCCTGACGGTCTTCCTGGGCCGCGGGCTCGTCGGCATCGCCTACGGCATCGACTTCGCCGTCGCGATGGCCCTGCTCGCCGAGTACACCCCGGCCAAGCTCAAGGGCAGGCTCAACTTCTGGCAGGGCGTCTGGTACACCGCGACCACCACGAACCTCGCGCTGACCCTGCTGTTCTACTCGTTCGACGTCGGCGCCGACATCTGGCGCTGGTCGGTGGCCTCCTCGGCGGTGTTCGCCGTGGTGCTGCTGGTGGGCCAGCTCGTCTTCCTCGTCGAGAGCCCGACCTGGCTCGCGTCCAAGGGACGGCTGACCGAGGCCGCGGCGAGCCTCCGCAAGATGTACGGGTTCGACGTGCGGGCCGGGGAGCCCGACGGAGCCGAGGCCGCCAAGGCCCGCCACCAGGTCGGCTTCAAGGACATGGGCGTCCTGTTCCGCGGCTCCTACCTGCCGCGCACCGTCCTGTCCACGATGATCTCCCTGACGCAGGGCATGCAGTACTTCGCCGTCGGCTGGTACCTGCCGGTGATCAGCCTGGAGCTGTTCGGCGAGCAGTTCGAGAAGGCCACCCTCGGCTCGATGATGTTCAACGCGGTCGGCATCGTCGGCGGCTGCCTGTCCGCCTACTTCGGCCGCCGGATGGGCCTGCGGATCAGCTCCATGGCCGGGTACGCGGTCGTGTTCTTCGCGCTGCTCGTCATGGGCGCCACGTTCAAGGAACTGCCGGTCTTCCTCGCCGCGCTGCTGCCGGTGCTGTTCATCTTCTTCCACTCGGCCGGCCCCGGCCCGAACGGCAAGTCGATCGCCGCGCTGTCCTACCGCAGCGACATCCGCACCCTCGGGACGGGCGTCACCGGGATGCTCGGCAGCTTCGGCTCCGTCGCGGGCCTGTACCTGTTCCCGCAGCTGGAGTCCGGTCTCGGCATCGGCACGAGCCTGATGCTGCTGTCAGCCGTCCCGCTGGTCGGCTTCATCACCTGCGTGATCATCAAGTGGGAGCCGACCCGCACCACCATCAACCTGGAGGAGGAGGCCATCGGCCTCAGCCCCCGCCAGACGGTGTCCGTCTGA
- a CDS encoding FGGY family carbohydrate kinase, whose protein sequence is MIGERRRGVLSIDEGTTGTRAAVVRDDGGAAAPAYLPISVRSPDHLRVEQDAAEIWANTLEVCRRALAGAAAEGVEVVGVSVSTQRATVLVWDTATGEPLSPAVVWQDRRYAARLRAFEPEWDARLTERTGRPVGSRAPLLWAAEEIARNGAARRAHERGRLAFGSVDTWLVWKLTGGARHVMSATNAVAAGAYDLRTGGWYEPWVDALGCPRDVLPEIVDDDADLGGTDPAVLGARLPILSAMGDQHAAMIALGAHRPGQATCVHGTGTFVDAVTGDRPPAHARAVPGILTLVGWRSRGTSVFSVEGYASTTGSAMRWLCEEIGLYESPRHLAELAREHDGPSDVLFVPALAGLRTPAWVPEATGILTGLSLSTTRAELARGILDGFAHSVCDLLEGVEAAGGAPVTDLFCGGGLAASDVLMRSQADLIGRPVRRAPGNETASLRGTAYLGGVKAGLWPDLATAAALDDAPVFEPALPGSRREEARAAWRGLLARHLPPTPPPSDTSTSDPSTSPEESKP, encoded by the coding sequence ATGATCGGGGAACGCCGCCGCGGCGTGCTGAGCATCGATGAGGGCACCACGGGCACCCGCGCCGCCGTCGTCCGCGACGACGGCGGCGCGGCGGCCCCCGCCTACCTGCCGATCTCGGTCCGCTCGCCCGACCACCTGCGGGTCGAGCAGGACGCCGCCGAGATCTGGGCGAACACCCTCGAGGTGTGCCGCCGCGCCCTGGCCGGGGCCGCCGCCGAGGGCGTCGAGGTCGTGGGCGTGTCGGTGTCCACGCAGCGCGCCACCGTCCTGGTCTGGGACACCGCGACCGGCGAGCCGCTCAGCCCCGCCGTCGTGTGGCAGGACCGCAGGTACGCGGCGCGGCTGCGCGCGTTCGAGCCCGAGTGGGACGCGCGGCTCACCGAGCGCACCGGGCGTCCCGTCGGGTCGCGGGCACCGCTGCTGTGGGCCGCCGAGGAGATCGCCCGGAACGGCGCGGCGCGCCGCGCCCACGAGCGGGGACGGCTCGCGTTCGGGTCGGTCGACACCTGGCTGGTGTGGAAGCTGACCGGCGGGGCGCGGCACGTCATGTCCGCGACGAACGCGGTCGCGGCGGGCGCCTACGACCTGCGCACCGGCGGCTGGTACGAGCCGTGGGTCGACGCCCTCGGCTGCCCGCGCGACGTCCTGCCCGAGATCGTCGACGACGACGCCGACCTCGGCGGCACCGACCCGGCGGTGCTCGGCGCGCGGCTCCCGATCCTGTCGGCGATGGGCGACCAGCACGCCGCGATGATCGCGCTCGGCGCGCACCGCCCCGGCCAGGCCACCTGCGTGCACGGGACCGGGACGTTCGTGGACGCCGTCACCGGCGACCGGCCGCCCGCGCACGCCCGCGCCGTCCCGGGGATCCTCACCCTCGTCGGCTGGCGGTCGCGCGGGACCAGCGTGTTCAGCGTGGAGGGCTACGCCTCCACCACCGGCTCGGCGATGCGCTGGCTCTGCGAGGAGATCGGCCTGTACGAGTCGCCCCGCCACCTCGCCGAGCTCGCGCGCGAGCACGACGGGCCGTCGGACGTCCTGTTCGTCCCGGCCCTGGCGGGGCTGCGCACCCCGGCCTGGGTGCCGGAGGCCACCGGGATCCTCACCGGGCTCAGCCTGTCCACCACCCGCGCCGAGCTGGCCCGCGGCATCCTCGACGGCTTCGCGCACTCGGTGTGCGACCTGCTCGAAGGCGTCGAGGCGGCCGGCGGCGCGCCCGTCACCGACCTGTTCTGCGGCGGGGGCCTCGCCGCCAGCGACGTCCTCATGCGCAGCCAGGCCGACCTCATCGGGCGGCCGGTGCGGCGCGCCCCCGGCAACGAGACGGCCAGCCTGCGCGGCACCGCCTACCTGGGCGGGGTGAAGGCCGGGCTGTGGCCCGACCTCGCCACCGCCGCCGCGCTCGACGACGCCCCCGTCTTCGAGCCGGCCCTGCCCGGCTCCCGGCGGGAGGAGGCCCGCGCCGCCTGGCGCGGCCTCCTCGCCCGCCACCTGCCCCCCACCCCGCCCCCGTCCGACACGTCCACGTCCGACCCGAGTACGTCACCGGAGGAATCGAAGCCGTGA